A region from the Phycodurus eques isolate BA_2022a chromosome 12, UOR_Pequ_1.1, whole genome shotgun sequence genome encodes:
- the LOC133410422 gene encoding ASNSD1 upstream open reading frame protein-like isoform X1 codes for MSSKVDNNDPNLDGRSAERKEELNKQIKEQKVAVDELSNLKKDRKVYVQQRNSNILFLADRGQTLSSCKKKLDILTKELQDI; via the exons ATGTCTTCGAAAGTCGACAATAATGACCCCAATTTAGACGGACGATCTGCCGAACGTAAGGAGGAGCTAAACAAGCAG ATCAAGGAACAAAAGGTGGCTGTGGATGAGCTGTCCAATTTGAAGAAGGATAGG AAAGTGTACGTCCAGCAGAGGAACAGCAACATATTGTTCCTGGCAGACAGAGGACAGACTTTGAGTTCATGCAAGA AGAAACTGGACATCCTAACGAAGGAGTTACAGGACATTTGA
- the LOC133410422 gene encoding ASNSD1 upstream open reading frame protein-like isoform X2: MSSKVDNNDPNLDGRSAERKEELNKQIKEQKVAVDELSNLKKDRKVYVQQRNSNILFLADRGQTLSSCKSQQGQDLTG; this comes from the exons ATGTCTTCGAAAGTCGACAATAATGACCCCAATTTAGACGGACGATCTGCCGAACGTAAGGAGGAGCTAAACAAGCAG ATCAAGGAACAAAAGGTGGCTGTGGATGAGCTGTCCAATTTGAAGAAGGATAGG AAAGTGTACGTCCAGCAGAGGAACAGCAACATATTGTTCCTGGCAGACAGAGGACAGACTTTGAGTTCATGCAAGA GTCAACAAGGGCAGGACTTAACAGGTTAA
- the wdr3 gene encoding WD repeat-containing protein 3 — translation MGLTKQYLRYVPHAVFGVIGSQKANICYVTQRGGERGRYVAVAACEHVFVWDTRKAEKVLILAGQKHEVTFLCPSPDGVHVAVGYEDGAVRIFSLLNGESNVCFNGHKSAVTTVCYDGLGARLVTGSKDTDVIIWDIINECGLYRLRGHKDEVTQALFLKDKNLLVTSSKDSFVKWWDLDTQHCFKTMVGHRSEVWGMTFLNEEQRLLTGSADSELRAWDISYLQEEQAEGEPKVKKGKSLLEEDKSDGTDEDTDESPEDRILTCKKAGSILREARDRVVSLTADSKARVIVCHGNDSVLEVFKVLSEEEVRKKITKKMKKAKKKAAKTAEDDEGKEPVVERTLKDEIIRLSNIKASSKIRWADCLSCTGGELKVALLLQNNTVETYSLNMRDAAPTASKTARLTLGGHRSDVRTLAFSSDNLAVLSASGDTVKVWNRSTLQVVRTMACEYALCSLFVPGDRQIILGTKSGNLQVFELASGSLLETVNGHDGALWSMCLAPDQRGLVTGGADKTVKLWDFELVKDEASGHKRLTLKHTRTLQLEEDVLCVKFSPDHRLLAVSLLDCTVKVFYTDTLKFFLSLYGHKLPVLCLDITHDSMLIATGSADRNVKIWGLDFGDCHRSMFAHDDSVMFLQFVPKTHLFFTAGKDKKIKQWDADKFEHVQTLEGHHREVWCLSISPNGNHLVSASHDKSLRLWERTREPIILEEEREMERETEFEESLAKGDAPVVPGETPGEAAPAGKKTVETVKAAERIMEALELLRGENRKMEEHKYACERAGKELELPKPNPILVAFGHISPSRYVLDVIKKVRSSELEVSLLVLPFPYVPELLELFSGFIRQGAEVELVCRCLFFLLKIHFGQISSSQKLLPVIDDLRTNTLSKVLDIRDLMGFNSAALQFLQREVESKEEVMFFADATGRLAEKNKRRRKRERVILGVA, via the exons ATGGGCTTGACCAAGCAGTACCTGCGCTACGTGCCCCACGCTGTGTTCGGCGTGATCGGCAGCCAGAAAGCTAACATTTGCTACGTCACACAACGCGGCGGCGAGCGCGGCCGCTACGTGGCCGTGGCGGCTTGCGAACATGTCTTTGTTTGGGACACCCGCAAAGCGGAGAag GTGTTGATTCTCGCGGGCCAGAAACATGAGGTGACCTTCCTGTGCCCGTCGCCCGACGGCGTCCACGTGGCTGTGGGCTATGAAGATGGTGCTGTGCGGATCTTCAGCCTGCTCAACGGAGAGAGCAACGTCTGCTTCAACGGACACAAATCAGCTGTCACGACCGTTTGCTATGACGGTCTGGGGGCCAGACTCGTCACCGGCTCCAAG GACACGGACGTGATCATATGGGACATCATCAATGAGTGCGGCCTGTACCGACTGCGGGGACACAAAGACGAGGTCACGCAAGCGCTGTTTCTCAAAGACAAGAACCTCTTGGTGACCAG CTCCAAGGACAGTTTTGTCAAGTGGTGGGACTTGGACACGCAGCATTGCTTTAAGACCATGGTGGGCCACCGCAGTGAG GTGTGGGGCATGACCTTTCTTAACGAAGAGCAGCGACTGCTGACTGGCTCGGCCGACAGTGAGCTTCGAGCGTGGGACATCAGCTACCTGCAGGAG GAGCAGGCAGAGGGCGAGCCCAAAGTGAAAAAGGGCAAAAGTCTGCTGGAGGAGGACAAGAGCGATGGTACTGATGAAGACACGGATGAGAGTCCAGAAGAC CGTATTTTGACTTGCAAGAAAGCAGGCTCCATCCTCCGTGAGGCCAGAGACAGAGTTGTGTCTCTGACCGCTGACAGCAAGGCCAGAGTCATTGTCTGTCAC GGCAACGACTCGGTTCTGGAGGTCTTCAAGGTGCTGTCGGAAGAGGAAGTGCGCAAAAAGATTACCAAGAAGATGAAGAAAGCCAAGAAGAAGGCGGCCAA AACAGCGGAGGACGACGAGGGCAAGGAGCCGGTGGTGGAGAGGACGCTGAAGGACGAGATCATCCGACTGAGCAACATCAAAGCCTCCTCCAAGATCAG GTGGGCCGACTGCCTATCGTGCACTGGAGGCGAGCTGAAGGTGGCGCTGCTGCTGCAAAACAACACGGTGGAGACGTACAGCCTGAATATGCGGGACGCGGCACCAACGGCCAGCAAGACGGCGCGCCTCACGCTGGGCGGCCATCGCAGTGACGTGCGCACGCTGGCATTCAGCTCGGACAACCTGGCCGTGCTGTCGGCGTCCGGGGACACCGTCAAAGTTTGGAACAG GTCAACGCTGCAGGTGGTGCGCACCATGGCGTGTGAGTACGCCCTCTGCTCCCTCTTTGTGCCTGGAGACAGGCAGATCATCCTGGGGACCAAG AGTGGTAATCTGCAGGTCTTTGAGTTGGCGTCGGGAAGCCTCCTGGAGACGGTCAACGGCCATGATGGAGCCCTGTGGTCCATGTGTCTGGCCCCCGACCAG CGGGGCCTTGTGACTGGAGGTGCGGACAAGACTGTGAAGTTGTGGGACTTTGAGCTTGTGAAGGATGAGGCCAGTGGACACAA GAGGCTGACATTGAAGCACACGCGCACGTTACAGCTGGAGGAAGATGTCCTGTGCGTGAAGTTCTCACCTGATCACCGCTTGCTGGCTGTCTCCCTGCTTGACTGCACCGTCAAAGTCTTCTACACGGACACGCTCAAG TTTTTCCTGTCGCTGTACGGGCACAAACTACCCGTACTTTGTCTGGACATCACTCAC GACAGCATGCTGATCGCTACGGGCTCGGCAGATCGCAACGTGAAGATCTGGGGCCTGGACTTCGGTGACTGTCACCGCTCAATGTTTGCGCATGACGACAG CGTCATGTTCCTGCAGTTCGTCCCCAAGACACATTTGTTCTTCACGGCAGGAAAAGACAAGAAGATCAAGCAGTGGGACGCCGACAAGTTTGAACACGTTCAGACCTTGGAG GGACACCATCGCGAGGTGTGGTGTCTGAGCATCAGCCCCAACGGCAACCATCTTGTGTCGGCCTCACACGACAAGTCTCTGCGCCTGTGGGAGAGGACCAGGGAGCCCATCATCCTCGAGGAGGAACGAGAGATG GAGCGAGAGACAGAGTTTGAGGAGAGCCTGGCCAAGGGTGACGCTCCGGTG GTGCCCGGAGAGACTCCAGGCGAAGCCGCGCCAGCCGGCAAGAAAACGGTGGAGACGGTCAAAGCT GCCGAACGCATCATGGAAGCTCTGGAGCTCCTCCGCGGGGAGAACAGGAAGATGGAAGAACATAAATACGCCTGCGAGCGAGCCGGAAAAGAG CTGGAACTCCCCAAACCAAATCCCATCCTTGTGGCCTTTGGACACATTTCT CCGTCCCGCTATGTTCTTGATGTCATCAAGAAAGTCAGATCCAG CGAGCTGGAGGTGTCCCTGCTGGTGTTACCGTTCCCGTACGTTCCTGAGCTCTTGGAGCTTTTCAGCGGCTTCATCCGGCAGGGCGCGGAGGTGGAGCTAGTGTGCCGCTGCCTCTTCTTCCTGCTCAA AATTCATTTTGGTCAGATCTCCAGCAGCCAGAAGCTTCTCCCCGTCATCGACGACCTGCGCACCAACACGCTCTCCAAAGTGCTGGACATCCGC GACCTGATGGGCTTCAATAGCGCCGCCCTGCAGTTCCTCCAGCGCGAGGTGGAGAGCAAGGAGGAAGTAATGTTCTTCGCCGATGCCACAGGACGACTGGCGGAGAAGAACAAGCGGCGGAGGAAGCGCGAGAGAGTCATCCTCGGTGTCGCTTGA